The nucleotide window CTACTGTCATAGGAGGATCCTTGTTGTCATACTCAGCATTAGGCATATGACCAGGCTCATTATCTTTAACAATGTCATCTACATCCTccatttcatcatcatcatcatcatcatcatcatcagacacagattcatcatcactatctgtTTCACAGTATGTATCTGCATTAGATCCTTCACCATCCCTATGTTTGCTGCAACCTTGACTCTGAGGTTTTGGAGGTGGTGGATGTTGAGGACCAAGGTCTATGTACAacccttcctcatcaacaccccCATGCTCACTGGATGGGTTTGGGTTAGTCAGGTATTCATCATCTGTAGTTTCACTCTGGGTATGGCTTGGTTGTGCAATGCTAGGACAAGGCAGTGAAGGGGTGAATGGGTTCTCAACGGACTGCCAAGAATTGCTAAAATCCCAAGGAGGAATTTCAGGAGGCTCGGTACTGGGGCTGTGGTAAACAAAAGTCAGGAAGCAGCACTTGGAAGCACTATGTTCTGCAAACATATCAAGCAAATCTTGGTCGGTGCAAACTTGGATGTTCATCTGTCTCTCAATGCAGAAGTAAAATAATCTCACAACATCCCCATAATTAGAAGGATACTTATTCTCAATTTCAGCAAGTAGATCTACGAAGTTGGTAAGATCTACATCGACGACTTTGTTCAAGCTAAACCACCGAGCACGAGTATGGCGAGCAATTATCCGGATTTCTAGGTTGTAGCTACTAGCAGGGTCCATCCTACAGATGAACAACAGCGAGTTCACATACATCTATCTATCTAAAATCACACTACATCAAACACCTAATTGACCACAATCACAAGGATCAAGCAATCGAAGCGGAAAAAACCCGTAAATTTGGTACTCACCCGTCAGGAAGCCAGGGAGGTCGgtcgcccgcgcccgccccttgttcgcggccatgcgccgtcaaTCTGGAGGATTCATGGTTTCTTCCTTCAGGCCTCCTCTTCCTTGCTCCACTACCCCATTCCACGCTGCCAGCACAGGGGATTGGGGGGTTCTTCTCTCCGCACCGCAGCCGCAAGTAGGGCCGAATTGTTTTTTTCTCTCCCCGCcgacgccgcaaagacggggtaTTGGCTTCTTCCctcccgctgccgccgccgtagccgccggTACAGTCGCCGCTAGGGTTTGGGGGAAGAGGGCTCGAGCGAGATGGGGAGAGCGAGGGACTGGTGGCAGTCAATCATATTCAACACGATCTCCACCGCCCAAGGGTAACATGGACAACTTATCTGACCGGTCCCACCTGTAAGCGCTACCAAACGGCGAAAATCAAACAGAACAAGGACGGAATGGCATGTAAGACAAAGAAGTTTAGAGCAGTAGAACCTGTGTGCAGTCACATTTTTTAATGGCTTCTATGTAATTACAAACTTTGTTAATGACAGCCTcccatttttttttctctctcgctTTACAGCGTCTGGGCGGCTTCACTCCAGAAATCCCCACTTCCTCACTTGATCTCGCTTCCTCGGCACCGCCCAGCaccagcgccggcgccggcgccggcgatccCGGCGGCTGGTATACCCCCTCTCACCTCCCATTCCCTGCAGTTTTCTCTctctcgcccgcgcccgcgccgtgcATTCCCTCACATCTCCATGTCGATCCCACACCTCGCAGATCGAGGCTCTCGGTGGCATGGACTGCTCCAAGGGAAGCGCGGGCATGGTGGCCGGCCTCCCTGAAGACCCCCTGGTGGGGATCCTGTCCCGCGTTCCTGCCAAGTCCGTCTGCCGTTTCAGGTGTGTGTCCAAGGCCTGGCGCGACCTCATCGACGACCCTCTCAACCGCAGGAAGCTCCCCCAAACCTTGGAAGGGATCTTCGTCGTAGACGAGCCAATGCGCAGCGTCGACGGTGGCGTCGGACGTTTAGATTTCATCAACTTTCTGGCGAGACCCGTGCCTCTCGACATCGATCGTTGCTTCTCCTTCCTGACGAAGCTACCTGAGATTGAGGCCCTCGTCTACGGAGATTCCTGCAATGGGCTCGTCCTCTTGGAACAACCTGTTGACACACTCGGCGGGTATATCGTCTGCAACCCAGCAACAAAGCATTGGGGgaccgtccccccccccccctgtggCTACTGTCAGCCTAATTCATCTAGGAACACCTTTTTGGCTTGGATCAACAGGGACTATTGGAAGGATGGCACCATCAGGGCGGACCAAATCAGGTGAGCCCTCAGCGAGCCTTTGTTAATGGCATCCTGCATTTGATAGTTTTGGATATGGGTCAACCTCAGATGGTTGCTGTGGATGTACAAGGGAAGACAAAAAAGACAATCACAATGCCCGCTGTAGCAGAGGGtagtggcggacccaggatttgaAACCAAGGTAGTCCTAGTAAAAAAAATTCATATGCAACACGacaaaattcacaaaaaaaaaatcggTAAAATGGCTATAAATTAACCAAATTGAGATAATACAATTGAAAGGTTCAAAACTTGCACAAATAGATTATACATAAGATAAGGTCTTACATAAATAAGAGATTATAATACAAGTTCTAGTTCAAGGCTTTTGCTTTGCACTTTCTCATTGCCATGAAAGCATGAACTATCCGTAATAAATGATAGATCTACAATTACCATTCAATTCTAGCCGCGGAGACGTTAAATCCGTATCTATATGTATCAGCAAGTTTGCAGCAGCAGAATTTGTGGAAACATGTACAGACAACACTAAGGATGGGTATAGGATGCACACAAACTACACTGGTGGTTCAATCATAGGCTAACTGATACGGTCTAGCATATGCTCAAAAAAAAGACACGGTCTAGCATCcttatcaaaaaaaaaacacgGTCTAGCATTCATAAGAGCACACCAGGGACAGACTAACATCGATTCTTCTTCATCAGGCTCAACTCTTCTTCCTTTCATGGCCTTTTGGGGGGATTTGACTGatggagcagcagcagctgggGGCCGACCCAAATCCAAGCTTTGCATCTCAGAACTTCAAAAGCACACTCACCGTCCAAATTTCATTCAATTCTAGACTCACAGACAATAGATCCACAATTCCTAAGCCTTTACAGTCAAATTTCCAATCTCCAATATCCAAACCCCAAGGCTTATAACTACATAAAAGAATGGGGATTTACTGAAACTCACCAAGCAGACAGGCAGTGCGTGTGCTTCCAGGACAGACAGAGGCCACCAGGGTCTAGGCCTCTAGGTCCAGGGGACGGGCGGACCGTGGACGGTCGCTGCACCGGCCGGCATAGCCAGCTGCGGAGCTGCCTGCTGTGCTGGCCGACGTTGGCATGCCACGGCCTGCATGCTGGACTGCCGGGACTGGGATGTGCCGATGTGGGATCTGGCAGAGCCGCGGAGGCGGAGCGGAGTGGCAGGCACGGGCTGACACGGTGGGGCTACCAGCTGTTGGCTAGGCGGAGCCGCGGGGGAGGGGAGCTGGGGACTGGGGAGGCCAGTGGGGTGGGGCAGCCAGCCATCGGGAAGGGCCGCTCGCTGCCTTGCTCGTGTAGAGTCGCAGACAGAGAGCTAAAGAGTGCGCAGTCACGCAGATGGGAGAGATGAGTAATGGGCCAAATTTTCATGGCCTGCGCTGCTGCGCAGAGTACTAAAACAAATTTGGGCCCAATTCTAGGGTAGTCCTGAGCCTACTTGGACTACCCGCTGAGCCCGTCACTGGCAGAGGGGAGGTGTTGGTACCCTATTCCTTATATTGGACAGTCCCAAGGACGCTTGCATTACATCAACCACGATTTTGATGCTCATGACTTTACACGGAAGCAGAGCTATGAACTGTCCATCTGGATCCTTCAGGATTATGGTTCCCAAGAATGGGTGTTGAAGGATACTGTGAGCTTTCTTAAGCTCTTTGGAATAATTATAGCAGTCAGGCGGGACTTTCGAATTGTTGCCATTCATCCCGATTGCAACGTGGTTTTCTTTCGTCAGCCCTTCAACAGattgatagcatatgacatggaccgtaaGGAAGTGAGTGTTGTTGCATGTTTAGAAAATGAAAATTGGTATATGAATATTGCTCCTTATATCCCGTATTTCTCCGAGTCACCAGCGCTCACAGATAAGCACTGCGTATGCTCTAACCACGGAGCAGCTAGCATCCTGGTTAGATTGTATTGAACATAGGTGAACGTTCTGTTTCTGCTTGGATGTGTGCCTTTGTATGCTTTTGGTCTTACTTAACACTGCAAGCCTACTGAGACACTTATGTAATGTATTTTTATGCTAGTTGTATTAATGAATGGAGTATTCCATGTTGAACAAAGTTGTATTTTGGCAATAAGCTATATCTTCAGATGCTTCCTTTTCACGGCTGTAGTAGTGAGTAATTATTTAACgtgtattttgtttttttatcttGTGTATTATATTTATTTATGCTGAGTGAATACAATTATCTTCTATATGTTGCAATGGTGCTGGTGCATGTTATTGAACAGTTTGGGATTGAAGGTTTACAGTAACATCAAAAGCTTGAACCATTTTTTGTTATTTATGTTGCTGAACAATAACTTGAACCTTGTAATAGGCAGCTTGAACCAGAGCAAAGCTTACTTGTAGTTTTAGATACTGATTGAGTGCTGTGGAGATGACATTTTTTTTAATTGATAGGACATGAAATAGATGCCCAGGTTCCATTTTAAAATTAAACTGAGTCTTCGACAAAAGCCTGATATACTAGTATAATACAGACATTAACAATGCTCAACCCCTACTGCTCCAATCTTTTGACACAAAAAATTGACAAAATGCAGAAGGTGAAGCAATACTTTCAGCTGTGGTTGATGCTTACTCTGCAAGTTGCTTCTGTGTTACATGGTTAATGCGGTCTGCGGCCTAAAGTTTGGACATTATAgactcaaaaaaaaaagtttggacATTATAGTGGGACAGCCTTGTTTATTCACATGTCTACCGGAACGCTCTATACGTCAACCGCATGATTTACTTGCCACTGTCAACCGAATTTTCCAGCGTTGGATCTTGACTCCGGCCCAAAAGCTGCCGCTCGATCTGCCGGATGCCTGCAGCGTCACGCCGCCCCAGCCCTTCGAACGTTGGATCTGATCGATCAACTCATGtcgacgcagcagcagcagcaacagatgtGGCAGTACCATGTCTCGGAGTACCAGCCAAGGCCGGACGCTACGCCTTCCTCGGTATCGGAGTTGGTGGCGACAGCGTGGCAcggaatttcaaaattttgtgaagattttgtttttttttttgaaatttgtgaataatttgacatatatttctctgtgtctggaatccatagaaataatttgtatttttttttttgaaaaatttggtATATATTTGTGCCATTCCGAACTTACATCACTCGGTCTAATAAATTACATTGAAAAcatcattgtaaatatagtaataagataGTATAAATATAGTTAGAAGACAGTGTAAGTCTATGAGAAAAATTCAGTTGACCAGTAAAGACCAAAATAACTGAATGTCATGTAGACAGATCCCATGTTTAACCATAATTATCATTTGTCACCAAGGCGTTTTGATAGACCCGGTTTCAGAATGTTTGATGATTGTGAGTTTGCCACCAGCAGTGCAATGGTTGTCAACATCGTATCCAACTATACTTTATATCTGAGATCACAGCATTTCTTGACCACTCAAGTAGTACGTGAGTGCCTGTGCCTGTGCCAGTGCCTGTGCGTCGATATCACGCAGGCAGTGCCATGATGTTTCAGCTGGTGACCACAAACGGGCTGCGGACCAAGTGCTTTCCATCTGACCATGTTATGGAGCCCGACAGGGCGCCCTTGGCCGCCGCGTCGTCGTCGCCATCGTCGTTCCCGCTGCGGGAGAAGGTCACCTGGAAGGCCAGCTTCTTCGCGCTCCTGGTGAACTCGAGCTTACTGGGCGTTACCTTCACGTTCAGGCCAGCCGGCGCGCTGATGGCGACCGTGTAGGTGGCCGCCTCCTGCGCGCCGACGTTTGTGACGGCGCGGGTCACCGTCACCGTCCGGCTCGTTGCTTTGCCGAGGAGCCCCGATACGGCGATGGACGGGTAGTTGAGGTCGGAGATGAGGTCCTTGCTGGCGTTGGCCGCGCAGCTGAACCCGCCGGGGAGCGCGGAGCCGGCGATGAGCCTGACCGTGGACGCGTTGTAGCCGTAGTTGCAGAGGAAGCGGAGGTAGTCGTCCTCCCCGGCGTCGTACACCAGCCCGGGGTCCAGCGCGCCCGTCGGGTGCACCTGCCCGGCGCCGAGGTCGTACGGCGTCGCGGCGGACCCGGAGTCGGTCGTCATCGGCGCGCGCTCGTTGTTCAGCGTCGTCGCCGTGGTCATGATGGCCGACCGGATCGCCGCGGGGCTCCACGTCGGGTTCCATGCCTTGACGGTCGCGGCGGCCCCCGCGACGTGCGGGCAGGCCATGGATGTCCCCGACACGAGGTTGAACTGCGAGGCCTGCTTCTGCCCCGGTGGAAGCGACGACGGCGGGATCCACGACGCAAGGATGTTCACCCCCGGAGCTGCGATGTCCGGCTTTAGGATGTTCCCGGTCTGTCCTGACGGCCCCCGAGACGAGAAGTAGGCCACCACGGGCGCCGGCTTGTACTCCGTCACGGTGGTCGCCGGCGTGATCGTCGCCACCGGCTGGCTGCTTACATTTCGTGACTGATTACGGTCATATGAGGCCTAGCTGTCGCTTTTGGTAGCAGAAGCGAGATGGCATTGGAGGGCGCTCTAGCTAGCATAGGAATAAGGACGACCGACCTACCTGGCGGAGGCGATGTACTTGTggatggccgcggcggcggcggaggtgaccTCGGTGACCGGGAGGTCGAGGTAGGCGGTAGCCACCGACCTCTCGGCGTCGTTCACCAGGATGCACCCCGCCGCCCCGGAGCTCTGGAGCTCGTCCGCCTTCTCCAGCTTGGACGTGTCGCTCTGCGAGTGGTGGCACAGCACGATCTTCCTTCGTATCTTGCTGCTGTCCAGCGTGCCGGGCTCACAGTGGCTACATCACGATCATGCATGGCGTCACAGCTATTCAGGATTTTGATCCGTGAGAGCTAGTAGTTTACCTTGCTGAGTCAGTGTCAGAAACTGAGCTAGACTTCGCGGCTGCACCAGTGATCAATGGATACTTGGGGGATCTGTCCAGGTTCGAGAAGTTTATAGCCACACCCTTGACGGCGCTGTTATTTCCACCCAGCACGACGTCGGACTCGAAGTCGCGGTCGATGGTGGTGGCTGCGACGGTGAGGATCCAGGGCGCCGCGTTGACAACGGTGGCGGCGTCCGGGCCGGAGTTGCCCGCGGAGCACACGACCATGACCCCCTTGGCGACGGCGTGGAAGGCGCCGATGGCGATGGGGTCGGCCGAGAAGTCCGGGCGGAAGAAGGGCGACGCGCCCAGGGAGACGGAGACGACGTCGACGCCGTCGGCGATGGCGTCGTCGAAGCCGGCGAGGATGGCGGACCCCGAGCAGCCCGGCTCGGCGCAGACCCGGTACATGGCGACTCTGGAGCCCGTGGAACCGCCCTTCGCGGTCCCGGGTGCCAGGCCGTAGTACGAGGCGCCGGTCACCGCGTTCCCGGCCGCCGTGGACGACGTGTGCGTGCCGTGGCCTACATCGTCCCGCGGCGAGCCACCGTCGCTCGGGGAAGGGCCTCCCACGCCGCTGAGGTCGTAGTATCTTGCGCCGATCAGCTTGCTGCATGCATGCGTCGATTGATCGGTCGGAACCATCATCAGAAACACGAAATGCATCGGCGGGGAAaaaaagaggaggaagaagaaatgcaTGGCGCTCGCTCACTTAACTTGTTGCAGTTGGATGAGTTGAAGTCGTCCCCAGTCATGCACACGCCCTTCCACCGGCTGGGCACGCGCCCAAAGCCGGCGTCGTTGAAGCTGGGTGACTCGGGCCAGATGCCAGGAGTCGAGCAGGCCGATGATGGTGTCCGTCGCcagagacgacgacgacgggtCGTCGGCGGGTGCGGCGGCCTTGCTACCGTTATTCTTATTGCTGCTGCGTCTAGCACGGCCGGCGGAGTCGTCGATCTTGACTGCCGTAGTAGTCGTCTGCTGCAGGAAGTCCCAGGACCTGGTGGTGTGCAGCTGGTACACAGGGTCGGCGAACACGGAGACGACGCCGGGCTTCCGCCGGAGCGCGGCGACCTCGTCCTTGGACAGCCGCGCCGCGAACCCAGAGAAGCCGTGCTTGTACTGGTGCACCACCACGCTGTCTGCCCTCCGGCCCCTGGATACAGCAACAGCATGCATGCCTTATTAGCTCGTGTAGTCGACTAGTCGTGTGTTGCTGTGACGTGTGACGTGTACATATATGTGGGGAAGCTAAGGACACCAAAAGGTGTTCGATGTCAGTCCTGTCTACCAGAGCGGCCTGATCGGCGAAACAAATCAACAGGTGACAGCGGGGAACACgtgcatatatatagagagagagagagagaagctcTGTGACGACGACGACCTCTTGAGCACCGTGCCGAGGAGGCGCAGGTGGCTTTCCAGGAGGAGGTCGGGGGAGGTCCGGGGCGGCACGGCGCCCATGTACACGACGTACACCTGGGGCGACGATCTCCTCCCGTCGTCGCCGCGGCCTGCGCCGGCGGCGGCCAACGAAGCGAACACGGTGAGCAGCAACCACAGCATGGTTTTCGACGACGACCTTGCCATATGCCTACTACTACCTCGACCGAGACAGGAGGCCACTGCAGTGCAGTGTGCACAACTAACGACGCTCGCTCTGCTCGATCGCCACGAGTTACGCTGCGTCTCTATATATAAGCGCAAGCGTTCGCGGTGTCCCGGCCGGTCGGTGCGTTGCGTGGCTGTGGTTGCGCGGGCGCGGCCGAGGTGGTGGCGGACTGGCGGTGCGTGCGTGCGTGGGCTGTAGTAGTGGTGCGGGCACTGCCGGAGCGCACGTATGCCGCGCGCGGGGCGTGCAGCCAGTACGGAGTGGACGACGACTAGCGCACTAGTGAGCACCTTATCTCTCGACTCGAAGTGGCATAGGCAGTGCTAGCTATAGCTAGGCCAAACCTTATTCTGTGTTGAGCCCTCGTTTAGTTTCCCTAAACTcctaactttggcactatgcaaaaagaagatttaccgtcacattaaacttgtggtacatgcatggagtactaaatgtagacaaaatcaaaaactaattgcacagtttgctataactttgcgagacgaatcttttgagcctaattagtcaatgtttggataataattcacaaatacaaacaaaatgctacagtgggAAATCTTTTACTGTGCAAAGTTTGCACCTCCAAAGTTGGCCGAACTAAACGCGCCTTGCTCGCGTAGGGCGTCCGTCTCGTCTGTACAGTCGGTTGAGGTttcataaaaatagaaaaaaatgctAATGCTCCACGTAGGGCGTCCGTCTTGTCTGTACGCCTCGTTCCCCTCACTTCCGCTAGCGTCGcgtgccctcgccctcgccctgccCACGCCGCGCACCATGACCGCCACGGGTCTCCATTTGTCGACGCCGTCTGCCCCAGCCCGCTTGGATTGGACACCTCCACCTCGCCGCGCGCCGCGGTAGCACTCCATCCGTCTACACCATGCACGTTGGGGCGCATGTATCCACCTACAGCGCCCATCTCCACCGCGTTGGGTGCCTCCGTCCGCTGTCACGGCCGCCTGCACCGCGTCAGTTTTGCCGTGCCGCCCGTGTCATGTTGTGCGAAAAACATGTGTTGCATGTATTTCAGATATTTTAGagagcatatgttgcaatggctatatacatatgttgcaagagtttttTCCAAAATGTTTCGTCTATTTGAGACcgtcgacatagaatttcgtcctgtgccgaggacacacacagcaagccggaagggtccgttcgatggagcagatccgcctagcttcagcgcaggggtggtcgatcctgcgcaatcctcccgaggcgtgccagtcaatttgaccctgcaattgacaaggagagaaagttcatcagtaattaagggtagaacttgccggtgttgctagacagtcccgaatgtacggctgtgagagccgatatgaaaagaaatcggctaaatagccgattccagtatattcatgagaataagtcagttagagctcatagggtcgtgtgaagagaatcggttatcattcaggataaacatcatttaaaccaatggcaatgagatatcaatgatgatcggtccatactgagccaatgattacgagtaaccgaactactttttatataaataaacaattcaacatcacttaatcatttaataaagataaatctaatgaacatgttagatctcatctatcgctatgatcagtgggacatgaggtagaatcatgcaggccgtagaaacaacaatagactcgacgaccctaactcattactaatatcagtggggcatgaggcagaatcatgcaggccataatataataataagatcatggggctaacacatctttcaacttatccctacttcaatgatctcgtgatgtgaactgttcgtgaaagcattcgatatcggctaaacagccggttcagacatagcgcacagttaaggtcacatcttctcaggaacggatctgtcaaccaacgatccccactccacggtgccaatagtggggtgagaggcagaatcctacaggccatgatgacgggccataaaacggttctcgctaaccgatagatctactcaagatcgaacatgtcttaaccgcacgctattcATGATTAAAATTGACGCAAagcagccgataaaaacatagctcatcgcttaagatgtagattagatcagttttaaattagcaaacgatgagttaaacaagatataaggccgatccagatcaatctcaatcgggcagagtgatattgctgtaattagataagcaaTGAAAGAAATAAGCAATattgataacttaatgaatctaccaaagactgccactctaagatagagccgataacttgaccttgatccaattcaagcagtggatttgaggcagaatcacacatgccatacttgaattaggcaagagtcgataactagcttatattagagccgcagtgggggtcgaccagatcgatgcagccatacgaacagaggtataaaccatgacggtacttacaacaagtagtggaggtcgaccggatcaatgcagccgtacttgccaaagaactcgccgagatctactctactcctgctcctaaggggtggccagagctgaaaaaagtaattgacttatatttgattgattgattgattcctctacaatagccggggtttgctatttatacctggagcctaaaacgaaccctactcgagtacgacttaatacaatctttggcataatgaaaacatttctaatttaagataacttagactctaatctttccctttttgtggagtccaacatgttttcatcctggcgtcgagcgtagccttcgtcgttatctgctggcgctgtccgaaaaaagccgattcctagattttgcatctgaatcagctgtttctgatccgctcgcaactgatcccttgatgatacgatctTGGGAGCTTCTAGGGTCCctatgactctccttccaaattttggtgtaaacatatgccccccccccaattttgggacaaaagaaattttcttccaaaattaccatgtccgTGCTCCCGATAAGCCCGTAGTCACGGGTaaggaatcttgatctggggtctactattcaTCGCCGTCCATAtcaactcatgagcccatgcttcaaaactttttcagagcattattgcttcacgggcgTTTTGGATTCATGCTTCCAAGCCGGCTATAAAAATGGCTATCCAACCTTGGTGAGAGTAAACTCAATGATTCAGCCATGTTCTACTTCTATTTGCCTCCTCGGGTGTTTCCGATCCCGCTGGATCCTCCGTGATTTATCCTTTTGCTAtgtagatcttgagcggttaggagaattcttgtgcatagggtgattgtgtcgctcattctagcatcctgtcaagcaagaggatcagctattgcagttaggagaattcttgtgatgtcacctgagtcttctctccatgctcgcaaagctatcctagtgtttgcaagggctaaaatgtgtggacaccttccccttgtttactCCACTGAATGCCCACtgggaaagccacaggcttcttcccCATAGTTTTCCGATTTATCGAAAAATCGGTTGAATTTATGTTTAGGCGGGCGATTTCCTCTCTCCTTGGGCATAATGTTAGCAATGGGCCAACGTCAACTCGCCTCGCGACGGACTTTGGCCTTGTTGGGgctcggactcccttcaatccaaaataAACTAGATAGGCTGATCTCTGTTAAAATCTCTGAATCTTTTTTAGATCTTTTGTAATTtgaggaagcaataagtctgaatctgttattTCTTCGTTATCCATCTCCTAAACTTCTAGAGTGCCGTTCCGCTTCTGTTTCTGATTCCAACCTCACACCCCTGGCAAAATCTATCTCctcgccttcctgggctatataaatgggcctcggcagttgatctaaggataactcactttgcctcaaaccttctgcacccttagcatagttcttatttttctataggtcagagatcatggagaacagcaagaggtttccTAAG belongs to Miscanthus floridulus cultivar M001 chromosome 4, ASM1932011v1, whole genome shotgun sequence and includes:
- the LOC136551326 gene encoding LOW QUALITY PROTEIN: CO(2)-response secreted protease-like (The sequence of the model RefSeq protein was modified relative to this genomic sequence to represent the inferred CDS: deleted 1 base in 1 codon); the encoded protein is MARSSSKTMLWLLLTVFASLAAAGAGRGDDGRRSSPQVYVVYMGAVPPRTSPDLLLESHLRLLGTVLKRGRRADSVVVHQYKHGFSGFAARLSKDEVAALRRKPGVVSVFADPVYQLHTTRSWDFLQQTTTTAVKIDDSAGRARRSSNKNNGSKAAAPADDPSSSSLATDTIIGLLDSGIWPESPSFNDAGFGRVPSRWKGVCMTGDDFNSSNCNNKLIGARYYDLSGVGGPSPSDGGSPRDDVGHGTHTSSTAAGNAVTGASYYGLAPGTAKGGSTGSRVAMYRVCAEPGCSGSAILAGFDDAIADGVDVVSVSLGASPFFRPDFSADPIAIGAFHAVAKGVMVVCSAGNSGPDAATVVNAAPWILTVAATTIDRDFESDVVLGGNNSAVKGVAINFSNLDRSPKYPLITGAAAKSSSVSDTDSASHCEPGTLDSSKIRRKIVLCHHSQSDTSKLEKADELQSSGAAGCILVNDAERSVATAYLDLPVTEVTSAAAAAIHKYIASASQPVATITPATTVTEYKPAPVVAYFSSRGPSGQTGNILKPDIAAPGVNILASWIPPSSLPPGQKQASQFNLVSGTSMACPHVAGAAATVKAWNPTWSPAAIRSAIMTTATTLNNERAPMTTDSGSAATPYDLGAGQVHPTGALDPGLVYDAGEDDYLRFLCNYGYNASTVRLIAGSALPGGFSCAANASKDLISDLNYPSIAVSGLLGKATSRTVTVTRAVTNVGAQEAATYTVAISAPAGLNVKVTPSKLEFTRSAKKLAFQVTFSRSGNDDGDDDAAAKGALSGSITWSDGKHLVRSPFVVTS